The Streptococcus viridans genome includes a window with the following:
- a CDS encoding SspB-related isopeptide-forming adhesin — protein MKEMFNRRQRFSLRKYSVGVCSVLLGTALFAVGAPTVAADDVSAPTDTSKETVASVQSESTQTAQDTATTAPGETYAEGATAPKVDLSNTALAPEAKAATETPAATSEKAEEAKPATTEAGVTAEEAAKPAEKAAETKPAVAEAKPAATEAKPATDESNKPRVRNRRAATNEAVTGDHNSNPVAVSTYLKDGEKVTPEIKDANGATVSSQPVPAGYARKEGDVYTYSIIDLTRFNERYNTNYYTRAYKRFDDSTETTVELIDKTTGNVVETRTLSASSGIQKFTTTTAASNGQLTVKYDYDKGLGAGAGKTDEPFIQFGYEVGASIQALVNPKNEAEQKLYQDVYNARTSTDIINVVEPAYNGRTITDSNAKIPKFVEKPTYYRVVDKNNATFNANKTDVTVQDYVPNGNEVDLAKYATKAMEGQHFTASGERQFDGYKLYQTANPDSTTGFVSRPYVVGTKFMDAERAGIKRIKEIVGEDGSVVVRVYLLDPKQQSKRSDGTLETDGYMLLAETKPIKPGDYNKQELAVKKSPLHTIPFTDSKGVNHPDGKEVSFDFQTAAGYTPKKTVFVPFLGDNIGHLSPNSQLTNGAYVQIGTNVDLLNSLTPYKPTVYYYVKQEPVEVTPEVEKQLEGRVLVDGEFTFKLTEKSSSPDKHEETVTNKDGKATFSKLTFNKAGTYKYNITEQKGSDTNVDYDAMTVTMTVTVTENQQGDLQATVKYSAEGGFKSSADDKIFNNYVVAPVKTKFDFTKKLAGRELKDGEFKFVLKDANGQEVETVTNKADGTVTFTELSFDNSKVGTHTYTVEEVIPVAKEAGMVYDTMKATITVEVAKNGHTLTTVSNVVSAGGVDANGKATDGTADKEFNNKITPPETPEFQPEKFVLKKEKFDLTGTKLMDDDDELQDEYTETNANPYADQVKNNEAENINTKTVERGDKLVYQVWLDTKNFTDKNNIQSVGISDTYDADKLTVNSADIKAYDSETGVDVTSKFDITVANGVITATSKSSMNKSLGDADNTQVIDTTKFAFGRYYKFDIPATVKESVAGGVDIENKANQIVHVYNPVSKSVETPEKPTQKRVNSVPITAEFNFTKRLEGRELKANEFSFVLKDSTGKVVETVKNDADGNVKFSALKFEKSQVGEHKYTVEEVVGTDTTVTYDAMKAEVTVKVSHNGTSKALVANVTEPADKEFNNTVTPPTEPKFQPEKYVLNKEKYSITDNKLLDDDAELADKYADTNTNPYADQTNNNEAENINTKTVNRGDKLYYQVWLDTTKFSANNKENVQSVGITDDFDETKVDVDSTKIKAYDSVSGNDVTNKFDIKVENGVMTATLKAGFTKSLGDTENTQIIDTTKFEFGRYYKFDIPAVVKADVAGGVDIENTAAQVVNYYNPVSKTVEKPNKPTEKRVNSVPVPVEFNFTKRLEGRELKANEFSFVLKDSTGKVVETVSNDAAGNVKFSAIEFKKEQAGVHNYTVEEVKGSDATVTYDTMKANVTVTVSHDGTAKVLVATVGDIADKEFNNRVTPPTEPKFQPEKYVLNTEKYSITDNKLLDDDAELTDKYGDTNTDPYVDKANNNEAENINTKTVNRGDKLVYQVWLDTTKFSADNKENIQSVGISDNYDEAKLELDVTKIKAYDSVSGNDVTDKFDIVENNGVITATLKAGFTKSLGDAENTQVIDTTKFEFGRYYKFDIPTTVKQTVKAGVDIENTAAQVVNYYNPTTKKVETPEKPTQKRVNNVPVPVEFNFTKKLEGRELKDQEFSFTLKDADGKVLETVKNDADGKVKFSAIEFKKGQEGTYNYTVEEVVGNDATVTYDTMKANVTVTVKHDGTAKVLVATVGDIADKEFNNRVTPPEEPKFQPEKYVVSEEKYDITGDKLVDDDKELADKYADTNANPYADDASNNEKENLNTKTVKRGDKLVYQVWLDTTKFDAANKDNIQSVGISDNYDETKLDLDSTKIKAYDSVTGAEVTDKFDIAVDNGVITATLKAGFTKSLGDAENTQIIDTTKFEFGRYYKFDIPTTVKADVAAGVDIENTAAQVVNYYNPTTKKVEKPSKPTEKRVNNVPVEVEFNFTKRLEGRELKANEFSFVLKDSEGKTLETVSNDASGNVKFKALEFKKGDEGVHNYTVEEVKGSDATVTYDTMKAAVTVTVKQDGTTKVLVATLGDIADKEFNNRVTPPEEPKFQPEKYVVSEEKFDITGDKLVDDDKELADKVADTNANPYADDASNNEAQNLNTKTVKRGDKLVYQVWLDTTKFSATNKENIQSVGISDDYDEAKLDLDSTKIKAYDSVTGAEVTDKFDIAVDNGVITATLKAGFTKSLGDEENTQVIDTTKFEFGRYYKFDIPTTVKADVAAGVDIENTAAQVVNYYNPTTKKVETPNKPTQKRVNSVPVPVEFNFTKRLEGRELKANEFSFVLKDSTGKVVETVSNDAAGSVKFSKLEFKKGQEGVHNYTVEEVKGSDATVTYDTMKANVTVTVKHDGTAKVLIATVGDIADKEFNNRVTPPEEPKFQPEKYVLNEKEFDLTGTSLLDDDKELADKVADTNANPYADDASNNEAQNINTKTVKPGAKLVYQVWLDTTKFDANNKDNIQSVGISDDYDEAKVDVEATTIKAYDGKTGADVTDKFDITVANGVITATLKDGFTKSLGDAENTQIIDTTKFEFGRYYKFDIPATVKADVKGGVDIENTAAQVVNYYNPVSKTVEKPNKPTEKRVNSVPVQVEFNFTKRLEGRELKANEFSFVLKDSTGKVVETVSNDASGNVKFSKLEFKKEQAGVHNFTVEEVKGTDGTVTYDAMKAVVTVEVKHDGTAKALITNVTDPADKEFNNKVTPPETPEFNPEKYILNESKFDITGNKLVDDDKELADKVADTNKDPYADKDDNNEAQNINTKTLKKGDKVYYQVWLDTTKFTEAHNIQSVGVTDKYDSENLDVNVADIKAYDSVTGEDVTAKFDIKVENGVITATSKTDLTKSLGDAENTPVIDTAKLAFGRYYKFEIPATIKATAKDGVDIENTASQTVHQYDPTKKSVEKPEKPTEKRVVNIPTKVEFNFTKKLEGRELKEGEFSFVLKDKDGKVIETVKNDAKGNIKFSALEFKRGEEGTYTYTVEEVKGTETGVEYDKMVATVTVTVTKEGKVLTATSQLPEDTEFNNKVIPPKPPVTPPTPPVTPPTPPVTPPTPPVTPPTPPVTPPTPPVTPPTPPVTPPAPELPSTGEEQSASAALLGAALGLVGLAGLARRKKNED, from the coding sequence ATGAAGGAAATGTTTAATAGACGTCAGCGCTTTTCTTTGCGAAAGTATAGCGTTGGCGTTTGTTCTGTATTACTAGGGACAGCGCTTTTTGCTGTCGGAGCTCCGACAGTAGCTGCGGATGACGTTAGTGCGCCTACTGACACAAGCAAGGAAACAGTAGCAAGCGTTCAATCTGAGTCGACTCAAACGGCGCAAGATACTGCTACTACAGCTCCAGGTGAGACCTATGCTGAGGGAGCAACAGCACCTAAAGTGGATCTCTCAAACACTGCTTTAGCACCTGAAGCAAAAGCGGCAACGGAAACTCCAGCTGCAACTTCAGAAAAAGCTGAGGAAGCAAAACCAGCTACAACTGAAGCAGGCGTTACTGCTGAAGAAGCTGCTAAACCAGCAGAAAAAGCAGCTGAAACTAAACCAGCTGTAGCTGAAGCAAAACCAGCAGCAACTGAAGCAAAACCTGCTACAGATGAATCAAACAAGCCACGAGTACGTAATCGTCGTGCTGCTACGAATGAAGCTGTAACTGGAGACCACAACTCTAACCCAGTAGCCGTAAGTACTTACTTAAAAGATGGGGAAAAAGTAACTCCAGAAATCAAAGATGCTAACGGTGCAACTGTAAGCTCTCAACCTGTACCAGCTGGGTACGCAAGAAAAGAAGGAGATGTGTATACTTACAGTATCATAGACCTTACTCGCTTCAATGAGAGATATAATACAAATTATTATACCCGTGCGTATAAAAGATTTGATGATTCTACAGAAACAACTGTTGAATTAATTGATAAAACTACTGGTAATGTAGTAGAAACTAGAACTCTTTCTGCGTCAAGCGGTATTCAAAAATTCACAACTACAACTGCGGCCTCTAATGGTCAATTAACTGTGAAATATGATTACGACAAAGGTTTAGGAGCAGGAGCTGGTAAAACTGACGAACCATTTATTCAATTTGGTTATGAAGTTGGTGCTAGTATTCAAGCTTTAGTAAATCCAAAAAATGAAGCTGAACAAAAATTATATCAAGATGTTTATAACGCTCGTACATCAACTGATATTATTAACGTTGTGGAACCAGCTTATAACGGTCGTACAATTACTGATTCAAACGCTAAAATTCCAAAATTTGTCGAAAAACCGACTTACTATAGAGTAGTCGATAAAAATAATGCTACATTCAATGCAAATAAAACTGATGTAACAGTTCAAGACTACGTACCAAATGGTAATGAAGTTGATTTAGCTAAATATGCAACTAAAGCTATGGAAGGACAACATTTCACAGCGTCTGGTGAGCGTCAATTTGATGGATACAAACTTTACCAAACAGCAAATCCAGATTCGACAACTGGCTTTGTAAGTCGTCCTTACGTAGTTGGTACTAAATTCATGGACGCTGAGCGTGCAGGAATTAAACGGATTAAAGAAATCGTAGGTGAAGATGGATCAGTAGTAGTTCGTGTTTATCTTCTTGATCCAAAACAACAAAGTAAACGTTCTGATGGCACCTTGGAAACAGATGGCTACATGTTGTTAGCAGAAACCAAGCCGATTAAACCAGGTGATTATAACAAACAAGAATTAGCAGTTAAGAAATCACCACTTCACACCATTCCTTTCACAGATAGTAAAGGTGTAAACCATCCAGACGGGAAAGAAGTTTCATTTGACTTCCAAACAGCTGCTGGATACACACCGAAGAAGACTGTCTTCGTTCCATTCTTGGGAGATAACATTGGTCACCTTTCACCAAATAGTCAATTAACAAATGGTGCATATGTACAAATTGGTACAAACGTTGACTTATTAAACTCGTTAACACCATATAAACCGACTGTTTACTACTATGTAAAACAAGAGCCAGTCGAAGTTACTCCAGAAGTTGAAAAACAATTGGAAGGACGTGTACTTGTTGACGGTGAGTTTACTTTCAAGTTAACAGAAAAGAGCAGCAGCCCTGATAAACATGAAGAAACAGTTACCAATAAAGATGGTAAAGCTACATTTAGCAAACTTACCTTTAACAAAGCTGGTACTTATAAATACAATATCACTGAACAAAAGGGTTCTGATACAAACGTTGACTACGATGCAATGACAGTTACGATGACTGTTACTGTAACTGAGAACCAGCAAGGAGATTTACAAGCTACAGTTAAATACAGTGCTGAAGGTGGATTCAAATCAAGTGCTGATGATAAAATCTTCAACAACTATGTTGTAGCACCAGTTAAAACTAAATTCGACTTCACTAAGAAATTAGCTGGACGTGAGCTTAAAGACGGAGAATTCAAATTCGTTCTTAAAGATGCAAACGGACAAGAAGTTGAAACAGTAACTAACAAAGCTGATGGTACGGTAACCTTCACAGAATTGTCATTCGACAACTCTAAAGTTGGAACTCACACTTACACTGTAGAAGAAGTTATCCCTGTAGCTAAAGAAGCTGGAATGGTATATGATACTATGAAAGCTACGATTACTGTAGAAGTTGCTAAAAATGGTCACACATTAACAACTGTATCTAACGTAGTTTCTGCTGGTGGGGTAGACGCTAATGGTAAAGCAACTGATGGGACAGCGGATAAAGAGTTCAATAACAAAATAACTCCTCCAGAAACACCTGAGTTCCAACCAGAAAAATTCGTCCTTAAAAAAGAAAAATTTGACCTAACAGGTACAAAATTAATGGACGATGACGATGAGCTTCAGGATGAGTACACAGAAACAAATGCAAATCCATATGCTGATCAAGTCAAGAACAACGAAGCAGAAAACATCAATACCAAGACTGTTGAACGTGGTGATAAATTAGTTTACCAAGTATGGTTGGATACTAAGAACTTCACTGACAAGAACAACATCCAATCTGTAGGTATTTCTGATACATACGATGCAGATAAATTGACTGTTAACAGTGCTGATATCAAGGCTTATGACAGCGAAACAGGAGTTGATGTAACATCTAAATTTGATATTACAGTAGCTAACGGAGTCATTACAGCTACATCTAAATCTTCTATGAACAAATCTTTAGGTGATGCTGATAACACTCAAGTTATCGACACAACTAAATTTGCATTTGGTCGCTACTACAAATTCGATATCCCAGCAACTGTTAAAGAATCAGTAGCAGGTGGAGTAGACATCGAAAACAAAGCCAACCAAATCGTTCATGTTTACAACCCAGTAAGCAAATCTGTAGAAACTCCAGAAAAACCAACTCAAAAACGTGTAAACTCTGTACCAATCACTGCAGAATTCAACTTCACAAAACGTTTGGAAGGTCGTGAGCTTAAAGCCAACGAATTCAGCTTCGTACTGAAAGATTCAACAGGAAAAGTTGTTGAAACTGTTAAGAACGATGCGGATGGTAACGTTAAGTTCTCAGCATTGAAATTTGAAAAGAGTCAAGTTGGTGAACACAAGTACACCGTTGAAGAAGTTGTAGGAACAGACACAACTGTAACATACGATGCTATGAAAGCAGAAGTGACTGTAAAAGTATCTCACAACGGTACATCTAAAGCATTGGTTGCTAATGTAACTGAACCAGCTGACAAAGAGTTCAACAATACAGTAACTCCTCCAACAGAACCTAAGTTCCAGCCAGAGAAGTATGTATTGAATAAAGAGAAATACTCTATCACTGATAACAAGCTTCTTGATGATGATGCTGAGTTGGCAGACAAGTACGCAGATACTAATACGAACCCATACGCAGACCAAACTAACAACAACGAAGCAGAAAACATCAATACCAAGACTGTTAATCGCGGAGATAAGCTTTACTACCAAGTATGGTTGGATACAACTAAATTCTCAGCTAACAACAAAGAAAACGTTCAATCTGTAGGAATCACTGATGACTTTGATGAAACGAAGGTTGACGTTGATTCAACTAAGATCAAAGCCTACGATTCAGTATCTGGTAATGATGTAACAAACAAATTCGATATTAAAGTTGAAAATGGTGTAATGACTGCAACCCTTAAAGCTGGCTTCACTAAGTCATTGGGTGATACAGAAAATACTCAAATCATTGATACAACTAAATTCGAATTCGGACGTTACTACAAGTTTGATATTCCAGCAGTAGTTAAAGCAGATGTTGCAGGTGGCGTAGACATCGAAAATACTGCAGCTCAAGTAGTGAACTACTACAACCCAGTAAGCAAGACTGTTGAAAAACCAAACAAACCAACTGAAAAACGTGTCAACAGCGTACCAGTACCAGTAGAGTTTAACTTCACTAAACGCTTGGAAGGCCGTGAGTTGAAAGCTAACGAATTCAGCTTCGTGCTTAAAGATTCAACAGGTAAAGTTGTTGAAACTGTAAGCAACGATGCGGCAGGAAACGTTAAGTTCTCAGCTATCGAATTCAAGAAAGAACAAGCAGGCGTTCACAACTACACAGTAGAAGAAGTTAAAGGAAGCGACGCAACCGTTACCTACGACACCATGAAAGCGAATGTAACAGTAACTGTTTCTCACGATGGAACAGCTAAAGTTCTTGTAGCTACTGTTGGTGACATTGCGGATAAAGAATTTAACAACCGTGTAACACCTCCAACTGAACCTAAGTTCCAACCAGAGAAGTATGTATTGAATACAGAGAAATACTCTATCACTGATAACAAGCTTCTTGATGATGATGCTGAGTTGACAGATAAGTACGGAGATACAAATACTGATCCATATGTTGACAAAGCTAACAACAACGAAGCAGAAAACATCAATACGAAGACTGTTAACCGCGGAGATAAATTAGTTTACCAAGTATGGTTAGATACAACTAAATTCTCAGCTGACAACAAAGAAAATATCCAATCTGTAGGAATCTCTGATAACTACGATGAGGCTAAATTAGAACTTGATGTTACTAAGATCAAAGCTTATGATTCAGTATCTGGTAATGATGTAACAGATAAATTTGATATCGTTGAAAACAACGGTGTGATTACTGCAACTCTTAAAGCTGGCTTCACTAAGTCACTTGGCGATGCAGAAAACACTCAAGTGATCGATACAACTAAATTCGAATTTGGACGTTACTACAAGTTTGATATCCCAACAACAGTTAAACAAACAGTTAAAGCTGGTGTAGATATCGAAAACACTGCTGCACAAGTAGTCAACTACTACAACCCAACAACTAAGAAAGTTGAAACTCCAGAAAAACCTACTCAAAAACGTGTTAACAACGTACCAGTACCAGTAGAATTCAACTTCACTAAGAAATTAGAAGGTCGTGAACTTAAAGATCAAGAATTCAGCTTCACACTTAAAGATGCCGATGGTAAAGTTCTTGAAACTGTGAAGAACGACGCTGACGGAAAAGTTAAATTCTCAGCTATTGAGTTCAAGAAAGGTCAAGAAGGAACTTACAACTACACAGTTGAAGAGGTAGTAGGAAACGACGCAACCGTTACATACGATACAATGAAAGCGAATGTAACAGTCACAGTTAAACACGATGGAACAGCTAAAGTTCTTGTAGCTACTGTTGGTGACATTGCGGATAAAGAATTTAACAACCGTGTAACTCCTCCAGAAGAACCTAAGTTCCAACCAGAGAAATACGTTGTTTCTGAAGAGAAATACGATATCACAGGTGACAAGCTCGTTGACGATGACAAAGAGTTGGCAGACAAGTACGCAGATACCAATGCGAACCCATATGCGGACGATGCATCTAACAACGAAAAAGAAAACTTGAACACCAAGACTGTTAAACGTGGCGACAAGTTGGTTTACCAAGTATGGTTGGATACAACTAAATTTGATGCAGCTAACAAGGATAACATCCAATCAGTAGGAATCTCTGACAACTACGATGAAACTAAGTTGGATCTTGATTCTACTAAGATCAAAGCCTACGACTCAGTAACAGGTGCAGAAGTAACCGATAAATTCGATATCGCTGTGGACAACGGTGTGATTACTGCAACTCTTAAAGCTGGCTTCACTAAGTCACTTGGCGATGCAGAAAACACTCAAATCATTGACACAACTAAATTTGAATTTGGACGTTACTACAAGTTCGATATCCCAACAACAGTGAAAGCTGATGTGGCAGCTGGTGTAGATATCGAAAATACTGCGGCTCAAGTAGTCAACTACTACAACCCAACCACTAAGAAAGTTGAAAAACCAAGCAAACCAACTGAAAAACGTGTCAACAACGTCCCAGTTGAAGTAGAATTCAACTTCACAAAACGCTTGGAAGGCCGTGAGCTTAAAGCTAACGAATTCAGCTTCGTTCTTAAAGATTCAGAAGGTAAGACTCTTGAAACTGTAAGCAACGATGCATCTGGTAACGTTAAGTTCAAAGCTCTTGAATTCAAGAAGGGTGACGAAGGTGTTCACAACTACACAGTAGAAGAAGTTAAAGGCTCAGACGCAACCGTTACATACGATACAATGAAGGCTGCAGTAACAGTCACAGTGAAACAAGATGGAACAACTAAAGTTCTTGTGGCTACTCTTGGCGACATCGCTGATAAAGAGTTCAACAACCGTGTAACTCCTCCGGAAGAACCTAAGTTCCAACCAGAGAAATACGTTGTTTCTGAAGAGAAATTCGATATCACAGGTGACAAACTCGTTGATGATGACAAAGAATTGGCAGATAAGGTCGCAGATACCAATGCGAACCCATATGCGGACGATGCATCAAACAACGAAGCACAAAACTTGAATACGAAGACTGTTAAACGTGGCGACAAGTTGGTTTACCAAGTATGGTTGGATACAACTAAATTCTCAGCAACTAACAAAGAAAACATCCAATCAGTAGGAATTTCAGATGACTACGATGAAGCGAAGTTGGATCTTGATTCTACTAAGATCAAAGCTTACGATTCAGTAACAGGTGCAGAAGTAACAGATAAATTCGATATCGCTGTGGACAACGGTGTGATCACTGCAACTCTTAAAGCTGGCTTCACTAAGTCACTTGGTGATGAAGAAAACACTCAAGTTATCGACACAACTAAATTCGAATTTGGACGTTACTACAAGTTCGACATCCCAACAACAGTGAAAGCTGATGTGGCGGCTGGTGTAGATATCGAAAATACTGCGGCTCAAGTTGTAAACTACTACAACCCAACTACTAAGAAGGTTGAAACTCCAAACAAACCTACTCAAAAACGTGTCAACAGCGTACCAGTACCAGTAGAGTTCAACTTCACTAAACGCTTGGAAGGTCGTGAGTTGAAAGCTAACGAATTCAGCTTCGTGCTTAAAGATTCAACTGGTAAAGTTGTTGAAACTGTAAGCAACGATGCAGCAGGAAGCGTTAAGTTCTCTAAACTTGAGTTCAAGAAAGGCCAAGAAGGCGTTCACAACTACACAGTAGAAGAAGTTAAAGGAAGCGACGCAACCGTTACATACGACACAATGAAAGCGAATGTAACAGTCACAGTGAAACACGATGGAACAGCTAAAGTACTTATCGCGACTGTAGGCGACATTGCGGATAAAGAATTTAACAACCGTGTAACACCTCCAGAAGAGCCTAAGTTCCAACCAGAGAAATACGTTCTAAACGAAAAAGAATTTGATTTAACTGGAACTTCATTATTAGATGATGATAAAGAGTTGGCAGATAAGGTCGCAGATACAAATGCGAACCCATATGCGGACGATGCATCTAACAACGAAGCTCAAAACATCAATACGAAGACCGTTAAACCTGGTGCTAAATTGGTTTACCAAGTATGGCTTGACACAACTAAGTTTGATGCAAACAACAAAGACAATATCCAATCAGTAGGAATCTCAGATGACTACGATGAGGCTAAAGTTGATGTTGAAGCTACAACTATTAAAGCCTACGACGGTAAGACTGGTGCTGATGTAACAGATAAATTTGATATCACAGTAGCTAACGGAGTAATCACAGCAACCCTTAAAGATGGCTTCACTAAGTCACTTGGCGATGCAGAAAATACTCAAATCATCGATACAACTAAATTCGAATTTGGACGTTACTACAAGTTTGATATCCCAGCAACTGTTAAAGCGGACGTTAAAGGTGGAGTAGACATCGAAAATACTGCGGCTCAAGTAGTCAACTACTACAACCCAGTAAGCAAGACTGTTGAAAAACCAAACAAACCAACTGAAAAACGTGTAAACAGCGTGCCAGTACAAGTAGAATTCAACTTCACTAAACGTCTAGAAGGACGTGAGCTTAAAGCCAACGAATTCAGCTTCGTACTGAAAGATTCAACAGGTAAAGTTGTTGAAACTGTAAGCAATGATGCATCTGGTAACGTTAAGTTCTCTAAACTTGAATTCAAGAAAGAACAAGCGGGAGTTCACAACTTCACAGTTGAAGAAGTGAAAGGTACTGATGGAACTGTTACTTACGATGCGATGAAAGCAGTAGTAACTGTAGAAGTTAAACATGACGGAACAGCGAAAGCTCTCATCACTAACGTAACTGATCCAGCAGACAAAGAGTTCAACAACAAGGTGACTCCACCAGAAACTCCAGAATTCAACCCAGAGAAGTATATCCTGAATGAATCTAAATTCGATATTACAGGTAACAAACTTGTTGATGATGATAAAGAGTTGGCAGACAAGGTAGCGGATACTAATAAAGATCCATATGCCGATAAGGATGATAACAACGAAGCTCAAAATATCAATACGAAGACACTTAAGAAGGGTGATAAAGTATACTACCAAGTATGGTTGGATACAACTAAGTTCACTGAAGCTCACAATATTCAATCTGTAGGTGTAACAGATAAATATGACAGCGAAAACTTAGACGTCAACGTAGCAGATATTAAAGCATACGACTCTGTAACAGGAGAAGATGTGACAGCTAAATTTGATATCAAGGTTGAAAATGGTGTGATCACTGCAACTTCTAAGACAGACTTGACTAAGTCACTTGGAGATGCAGAAAACACTCCAGTAATCGACACTGCTAAATTGGCATTCGGACGTTACTACAAGTTTGAAATCCCTGCAACTATCAAAGCAACAGCTAAAGATGGTGTAGATATCGAAAACACTGCTTCACAAACTGTTCACCAATACGATCCAACTAAGAAATCTGTTGAAAAACCAGAAAAACCAACAGAAAAACGTGTCGTTAACATCCCAACTAAAGTTGAATTTAACTTCACTAAGAAACTTGAAGGACGTGAGCTAAAAGAAGGTGAATTTAGCTTCGTACTTAAAGATAAAGATGGAAAAGTTATTGAAACAGTTAAGAACGATGCAAAAGGAAACATCAAGTTCTCTGCATTAGAGTTCAAACGTGGAGAAGAAGGAACTTACACTTACACTGTGGAAGAGGTTAAAGGTACTGAAACAGGAGTTGAATACGATAAGATGGTAGCTACAGTAACAGTAACTGTTACTAAAGAAGGCAAAGTCTTAACAGCAACTTCTCAATTACCGGAAGATACTGAGTTCAACAACAAGGTAATTCCACCGAAACCACCAGTAACACCACCAACACCACCGGTGACACCACCAACACCACCGGTAACACCGCCAACACCACCGGTGACACCACCAACACCACCGGTAACCCCACCAACACCACCGGTGACACCACCAACACCACCGGTAACACCGCCAGCACCAGAACTTCCTTCTACTGGTGAAGAACAATCAGCTTCTGCTGCATTGTTAGGCGCTGCTCTTGGTTTGGTTGGACTAGCTGGCCTTGCAAGACGCAAGAAAAACGAAGACTAA